DNA sequence from the Acinonyx jubatus isolate Ajub_Pintada_27869175 chromosome A3, VMU_Ajub_asm_v1.0, whole genome shotgun sequence genome:
gtaaaatatagataacataaaatttaccacttcaggtttttggttttttttttgttttgtttttttgtttttttttttagtaggcttcacatccagcatggaacccagtgcagggcttgaactcacaaccctgataccaagacctgagctgagatcaagagtcggctgcttaactttctgagccacccaggcgtccctcactttagccatttttaagtgtacaatactgTGGCATTGACCAGtctatcttttaaaacatttctaacaCTGGAGTCTTGATACTAAATGTTGACAGAAACGGATTTGCATTTTACAGTATTACAGATAGGTTCTGAAGTTATATAAAAAGGTGTATTAGGACCCAGTAGCCTTCAAAACAGTATGGCTTATATGAAATTAAAGTGGGAAGAGTCTGAATTTGACCTGTTACTGACTAAAACCTTTCTGGCCAGGAATTTGGCAGCTTATACCCTTTACCACAGTAACACTTTTTCCCTCTTTGAGAGTCCCTCACATTACACAATGGACATAAGTGAGCTGAACATAAATTTCTGCCAAATCAGAGGTAAGCTAGTTTTAGTTCTTCTTCTCCCTCATTAAAAATAGGGTTTAGAGGGGCGCCTGattggtttagtcggttaagtgttggactctggctcaggtcctgatctcacggtttgtgagttcaagccccgcatccggctctatgctaacagctcggagcctgaagcctcctttggattctgtgcctctctctctctgcccctccccagtttgcattctgtctccctttctcagaaataaataaaattcttaaataaataaatgaagggttTAGATCCCATTGTGGAATATTACTACATTAGAAAGGTTAGCAGACTAGTGATCTGTCAATTCcaaacagtatttaaaatataaaggactTTGGCTGGTCCTGGAAGGTTTGTTTTAGTAGGATTTGGCTGTAAATTATCTTTATGTAAACTCCTATAGTACTTTGTGCTCCTTGAAGAATATTTGTCTCATGCCTCTTGTTACCAGACACATAAGTATTGTATTATAAGCATGACTGGGATTGTCTTAATCATCATAGTGCCtgtatgtaataaataaattgttGGTTAGTCTGTGTATATGATTTCATATCCTGAAGAACTTTGTCAAAATCAGCCCTCTTTGGAGAATGGGCCTGGCTGAGGAATTCATTTTGTAGCCCAGAGCCATTTGATGGTATGGATACCTAACTATTGTCACCTTCCTTGTACTCATTGCAATCACCTACGCTTCCAGAAAAAACATTTCACACCCATTTAAACAGTCCCTAGTTTAAATGGGTAGGTTGCCTAAAAATGGAGTCTCAGGCCTTCTTCCTCACTGTGAGAAATGTGAATTTCCTGTCATCCTCTTCCAGGTCGGTGACGGCACCACCTCAGTGACCCTGCTGGCTGCAGAGTTTCTGAAGCAGGTGAAACCCTATGTGGAGGAAGGTTTGCACCCACAGATCATCATCCGAGCTTTCCGCACTGCCACCCAGTTGGTATGGGAATACTGGCTACCTTAGCCTTGTGTTTCTCAGGATAATACCTTTAGCGGAGTATAGAGAGAGGTAACAGGGTTCCCTGGACATTTTCTCCCTATGAATCTCTGTTCTGCCATTCGGTAGCTATTTGACTAGATATTTCCTTAATCTCTTTAAGCCTCAGGTTTCCTGACTGACTCAGTAAgtgagaggttttttgttttatctaaaGTTCCTCATGACACGTATCTTGAGACCCTGCTTTTATTGACCTTTGACCTTCattgtgtgatctcaggcaagtcgGTCCCTCTAGGCTTTACTTTCTCCCTTAAATATCTCTGGTTCAGGGTGGTAACATGAGATCACATATGAGATGTGCTTTTGAAAAGATACTAAGTTTAACATACAGATATGTATGCCATACATAACATGTCTAATAATATATAAAGTGCTAGCAGTTGTCATGAGTGTTTTTCTTAAGCCAGAAGGTTTGGCCCAATCGAGTGTCCTAGCTTGTTTCCACTCATCTGTTTTAGTGTTCCTTGCATATTCAGAATTAAGTCCTGGAAATACCCTGATGATTCTTCAGAACTATACCTACTGTATATTTGTCACTGGGAGTTTTCTAAACCATAGAGCTGTGTGTTTCCGGGCAGCAACAAGACTCAGAAGTGTGTTTCAGCTGCAGAGTGGAAATGCTTACAATTTGGGAGTAAACAGATTGGAGAGTGGCAAGAGAGACTGGGACCCACCTCTCCAGTTTGCCTTTGGCACCAGGGACTCACTCGGCTTCTGTTCTTGGCAGGCAGTTAACAAGATCAAAGAGATTGCTGTGACCGTGAAGAAGGAAGACAAAGTGTAAGTTTGCAGCGGGCTTTATCAGAGCCTTGACTTTTTGTGGCCAAATTGGATGTAGAAGCGTGTTGCCACCCTATATGGGCCTGGGGCTATTTGGCTCTTGCTAGACCCTTGGCTGTGCCCCAGCTCACAGCACAAAAGAGGCTGTAGACTGTAATTTTAAAGCTGTCACATACGAGGTCTTTGACTGCAGTCACCATCTGTCAATGATAATTTGCCCTAAAGATTGTAGAAGATGAAGTTGATGTGGGCTGAGTTTAGAGGCTAGAACAGAAGCCCCCTACACATTGCAATAGACTCAGACAAGGGGCTTTCCAGACCTGACACAAGTCCCACCAATCCTTGTGTCCCAGGGAGCAGAGGAAGCTGCTGGAGAAGTGTGCCATGACCGCTCTGAGCTCCAAGCTGATTTCCCAGCAGAAAGCCTTCTTCGCTAAGATGGTGGTGGATGCAGTGATGATGCTCGATGATCTGTTGCAGCTTAAAATGATTGGAATCAAAAAGGTGCAGGGTGGTGCCCTAGAGGTAAGCCTGCTACAGCCTCCCTAGGAGGCCTTGTGCTTTCATATTGACCCTTCACACAGGTTGGTACAGGAGATGAACACATGTTACAGGAATAGAGAGAATGCGTGTTGAGCTGGAAGTCAGACTGGAGTTGTATTCCCCATACTGTCACTGCAGGCTGTGACTGtagatatattttgtaatttctgtgGACCTATATTTACTTGTCAGCAGAACAGCAGTTTGAACTAGTTGATTGTTAGAATCTTAGTGTAATGTGGGAGGGGATGGGACTAGCTCCATCTGATAAATTATCTATGACCCTCTCAGTTAATAAGCCTGAGAAGTACTTCTCAGTCCATTCTCCAAGTGACATGCCCAAGCTGTCATGACCATGTcccttcttttattcatttattttggatagATGATACACAGttctaaatgtaaaaagaatcctaaaggaaaaaaataaacatcccaTTCACCACTCCTGCCCCAGATACAACCACTAAtaagtgagagtgtgtgtgtgtgtgtgtgtgtgtgtgtgtgtgtgtgtgtgtgtatgagcaggtGCTTCCAGAATTGTTTTATGCATctgtaaatacatatgtaaatactgCTTTCCTAAACACAAGTGCTTATTTATAATACATAGTATTCTGTAACTCACTTTTGTCCGTTTaacagcttaatttttttaatgtttatttattttagacagaggaTAAGCagtggagggccagagagagagacacacacaaaatctgaaacaggctccaggctcagagctgacagcacagagcccacatggggctcaaactcgtgaaccatgagatcatgaccctagccaatattggacactcaactgacagagccacccaggcgccattaACAACTTACTTTAGAATTTGATCCATATCAGCATGTGGGGCTTTTAATTCattgctgtccaatagaacttccTGTCACGGTAGAACTGTTACATGTCTGTGCTGTCCATTttatggtagccactggccatGTGTGGCTACCAAGCACTTGAAATGCAGTTAGTACAACTGaagaactaaatttttaatttaatttttatttatttaaatttaaatagcaacaTGTGGTTCATGGCTACTGCATTGCACAACCTAACTAACTTGTTCTTTTTTAACACAGTAGTATCTGTCTGGAAGCATTCTGTTGGTATCTCTATGCTGCTTTGGCCTTTCTCCACTCTGGCCTGCCCTACTTCTTAATTTTCTCTATCTTGGTGACCCAGCTTGAAGGGATTTGGATGGGGCAAGACCTGCTTCAAATATTATAGCCTGGCCCTTCACTTTTCTGTTCTTTGACTTTTACCCTTCTGAGTTGCATTCCCACTCTGTTGTCCTTCCTCCTGTCATGGCACATGTCAGTGGACTGAGGTTCTCTTTCTGTAATAAAACTTGTGAGGAATTTGGAGGTCATCTGAGTTACTCCCCTGTCTTTGGCCCCAGGTACCAGTGCTTTCTTGGCCCATCATGGCTTACTGACTTTGTCTTTACCCATTACTTTGGTAGCAGTCATCCATCTTCTCCTGGGCCTTCCTATTTCCCTGGACTCTTGAGATTAGATTGGCCAATTCACTCAACTAGggatcaaaaataataatttggtgggggtgcctgggtggctgagttggttaagcatccgacttcggctcaggtcataatcttgaggttcatgagttcaagccctgcatcgggctctgtgctgacagctcagagcctggaacctggcttcagattctctctctctctctctgtctcttctctgcccctctctgcccctctccgcccctctcccacttgcgctctctctttctcaaaaatgaatgaaattttttttttttttttttaaaaacaataatttggggcatctgggtggctcagtcaatagagcaactgactcttgatttcagtcaggtcatgatcccagggtcatcgGATCAAatcccgtatcaggctctgcactgagcatggaggcttTTTAACATTCTCTTGCACTCTGCCCCTCTCATTCACGCATGGGCTCacgtgcgctgtctctctcttccacccccttccctctccctttctctcataaaataaacaaataaaactaatttatctAGTGAGAAGGCCAGGGTCTCCAACCCACTTTCCTCAGACTATTCCCCATTCCTTAAATGCATGTAAAACCTTTAACACAAAACCTGACACACAGAATTCGATAAATGGTAGTAGTGATTATTGACTTATTCTCAAGATTAACAGAACTTCCTGATGTGTATCTTCAGCCCTTAACTCTCCCTTGAACCTCATGCTCTTGTATCTGCTACTGAACTCATTATCTCATTCTCCAAACCTGAAACCGTTTTCTGTGTTTCTTGACGAGTTGGTATCGCCACCATTGACTCAGTCACTCACCAGAAATACAGGATTATCTTTGAAAATCTTTCCCAACTCCCACAACCTTTCAGTCACCATTGTCTTATTTTGTCTACCAatttactctttatttcttcaagCTGTCTTTTTACGTATTCCCAAGACCATTGTCCTGGCAGTGGTCACCCTTCCTCCAGTCTTATGTCCCCTAAATCAATCCTATTTTCTGTTGAAAGGCGAAGCTCCACAATTTACTCTGTTCTGTGTGTAAAGCCTTTTGGGATTCCACATTGCGTACAGAATAAGAGGTAGGCCTTAACAGAGCCTGTAAGATTCTCCTAAACTGGCCTCTGCCTTCTACCTTACATTCCCACAACGGCAAATGCACTCTTTGATGCCACCACACTGCCTCTGCCTCTTGGGAACatcctttccattttctatttgaCTGATTTCTGCTCCTCTTGATTTGTCTCAGGCATCACCCCCTGTAGGAGGCTGTGAATTTGAATGATGCACGTATGTGTTCACTGATAGACGACAGTATTCTAGATTAGCACTGGCAGAGAACATAGAGGTATTGAATGGAAATACCCTTTTTTATCGTGTGGGAAATGACTTGGTCATTTAGCAAGAAAGAGatctgagatttgaacccaggtctttaGATAGTCCTAAAGTCAGTCCCAAGTGCAACATGCTTTCTTACTATGTATGCCCTGCTGTTAAATCCAGCCCACAGGAAGCCACAATGGTGGCTTGGGAACTGTACAGGGAATTTCTGACTCCTAAGATCTTTTGGCTTCATCTCCTGGGAAGAGGAAGGACCTAGAATGCTGCACACAGgactgtgtgtgtgcgcgtgcagtAGGAGCGTGTGTAGGTGTGTCCAGTAGAAGACTGGGGGGTGAGTTGGGATTGAAGAGGCCTGTGCCTTATTCATAAATGCCTGGTTCCTTGCCTGGCACTGTCGGTAAATACATTCAGTTTTAGCCCTTGGCTCCTGCTTTGAAGGCCAGTCTTAGAAAATAGCCCAAACAGACCTTTCCCATGCTTAGTCCCTGTAAGCTGAatgattgattttctttataCTGAAGGGATAACCaaaatatgttttgtatttttcctagCTTTTATGAAAGTGGAAAGGCTTTGTTGTAACAGTGAAATAAAGACGTGGTTAACTCTTTCATGTTTGCAGAAATGGACACATGTTAGTCTAGCACAGCACTAGCTTGATTTCATTTCATGCCAGTAGTGACTGAACTGttaactgtttgtttttttaaacaggagtCCCAGCTAGTAGCTGGCGTCGCGTTCAAGAAGACTTTCTCTTACGCTGGGTTTGAAATGCAACCCAAAAAGTACAATAATCCAATGATTGCCCTTTTAAATGTTGAGCTTGAGCTGAAAGCTGAGAAAGATAATGCTGAAATCAGAGTCCACACAGTTGAGGTAGGCCCCACCAGCTGGCTAGAGGCATGGAGTTGGTCAGCGTTCTGGGCCAAAGTCTTGGGTCTTTGTGGCTCTCTTGGGCCCAGCTGTTTCTCAGGCTCCTTATGAGCCCCATTCTCCTCCTGTCCCCCTGAATATGTTGATGTCCAAATACTAGGCCCACttcttttctcactcttctctctgtGAGTGAAGAGACTTGGATAGGGACCTGAGGAGACTTAGATAGGGGAGACCTGCTGAAATATTCTCTGgccccagggaaggggctggcAGCTGCCCTCCACCATACACTGAGCCCAGTGTTTTGATTCCTCTTACCTGGGCAGTTGAGGGCCCCTCTCCTCCTACACTGGGTCCCACACTGTAGGGACAGGTGTGCTCCCATCACTGATAATACCAAGGCTATCTCGAGTAGCAGTGTCATCCAGCTATAAGTAGGTGCTGTTGGGTAATGTGTCGCCAAAACACAGTGGCCTCTGGAGGGAATGGATCTTGTTATTGGGAACTCCATGGGTACAGCATCTTAGAGGAATCTACAACTCTGCCAAGCTAAACTATTTCTCACACCTTGGCATACCAGCTGTGGAGTAACTCCCAGTCCTGGGGTTTCTTTCTACTTTGGTGTCTGAAAGTTTTAGGTGATTCCTGAGTTCTCATGTAGGGTGCTTGTTACTTGGACTGGGGAGAGGCTATTTTGTTTACCCTTTTTAATTCCCAAATACATCAGCACGTTTTATTTTGGGGAGTATATTTTAGCCTACCATATATGCTAATCTCCCCCTGCCCTTcacgcccctcccctccccaagcaTCCTTATCcttttctgggtctctctccAGGATTATCAGGCAATTGTTGATGCTGAGTGGAACATTCTCTATGACAAGTTAGAGAGGATCCATCACTCCGGAGCCAAAGTCGTCTTGTCCAAACTCCCCATCGGGGATGTGGCCACCCAGTACTTTGCTGACAGGGACATGTTCTGTGCTGGCCGAGTGCCAGAGGAGGATCTGAAGAGGACAATGATGGTAACTAAACATTCACAGGCTGCTTCTTGGCTTTTGTGGCCCTGGAGGGGTTTTAATTTACTACGGGTATACTGGAATGCACTGTCAGGTTGGCCTGTGACTAGGCCTGTCtaaaccttttaattttcttttttttttttttttttttttttttttttttttttttttttttttgccgtgaAGCACTCCAATCCCATGTGCATGTGCTCGGTGTAACCAGAGGAAGTCAGGAAATCTGATTGGTGAGGGAACCTAGCAGTGATGTTCTTATCAGCTAGATCAGTTCAAGTACTGATGTTTTCAGccacatttctcctttttctttttgagcatcTCCACAAGATATGTTAGGTCTAAAGCACTGATCCTAACTTTAGTTGTTGGGCCCAAGGCACACTAGTTTGGGGGCGTGGGTGTTGGGTGAAGTAAGAGGTCTCCATCTCCTTTTGACCAGGCTTGCTTGCCCTTCGtaggtctttgttttgttttgttttctcctcttttaggGAGGTAAATGGGAGGTTGTCCTGTGGCAGGGTCTAGCATGGGAATTGGCGTTTGAGACTAGGTGGCAGGAAGCTCTCTTCTGACTTCACGTGAAGGTGATCTGATCTTCTTGTGCTTCTCAGGCCTGTGGAGGCTCCATCCAGACCAGTGTGAATGCTCTGTCAGCAGATGTGCTGGGCCGCTGCCAGGTCTTTGAAGAGACCCAGATTGGGGGCGAGAGGTAAGTAAGCCATAGGCCTGGGCTGCCTGCTGGCAGAGCTCATGAGACCTGCCTGGGTCTGGCCTTCTGCCATCTTTTGGGTGTGGTATACAACATGTGCCGCTCTTTTTTGAGGTCTCACCTTTTGGGACATAAAGAACTCAGATATAAAGTATTTCAGGAGAGCAGATCAAGTTGGGTCTAAAGTCTGACTCTACAGTATCTTCTGCCCTAGGGTTACAGCCCCAGACCTTCCCCAAAACTCTTCAAGAGTAGGATTGGAAACCCTAGTGAGGAACAAAAGAGCAGCTGTTGAGTGTTGGGCGAACGTGGTGAGGTCATACACAACAGGTTGGCAGCAGAAAGAAGTTTACATGTATGATTTGATCCTGGGTGTAGGTATAATTTCTTCACTGGCTGCCCCAAGGCCAAGACTTGTACTATCATCCTCCGTGGTGGTGCTGAGCAGTTCATGGAGGAGACGGAGCGGTCCCTGCACGACGCCATCATGATTGTCAGGAGGGCCATCAAGGTAGTAGACAGGGGGTTTCCTGGATCTTTGTGGTGATTTCTGCCGTATATAACTTATCCTTCCCTGGGTGGCCTGTTAGCCCTGATTGCCTCACAAATCATAGACAGACAgcctcagtctctcaaaatagatcatGCTGCCTTAAAGGCTAAGACTTGTTCTTGTGAACAAACAGTGGAGCTACTGTCCTTAGCCATCCCAGTGATTGTACCAATGCCCTTGAGGTCCAAGGTGACCTTGGAGATGGTCAGAAACCATAAGGTCCCCCAGATGGAGGTTGAAATGTGCTAGACAAGAGCCACATCTAGGCTTCCTGGGATTTGGAATGAGGAACTACTCCCTTTCTGTGCTGGGAAGACCTTTTGACTGGCTGGTCCAACTCCGCTGTGGCTGGACCTTGAGCCAGGGGCCTGTTAGCATTAAGAGGTGGGTCTGGTCTCTGCAGAACGATTCAGTGGTGGCTGGTGGCGGGGCCATTGAGATGGAGCTCTCCAAGTACCTGCGGGATTACTCAAGGACCGTTCCAGGAAAACAGCAGCTGTTAATTGGGG
Encoded proteins:
- the CCT7 gene encoding T-complex protein 1 subunit eta translates to MMPTPVILLKEGTDSSQGIPQLVSNISACQVIAEAVRTTLGPRGMDKLIVDGRGKATISNDGATILKLLDVVHPAAKTLVDIAKSQDAEVGDGTTSVTLLAAEFLKQVKPYVEEGLHPQIIIRAFRTATQLAVNKIKEIAVTVKKEDKVEQRKLLEKCAMTALSSKLISQQKAFFAKMVVDAVMMLDDLLQLKMIGIKKVQGGALEESQLVAGVAFKKTFSYAGFEMQPKKYNNPMIALLNVELELKAEKDNAEIRVHTVEDYQAIVDAEWNILYDKLERIHHSGAKVVLSKLPIGDVATQYFADRDMFCAGRVPEEDLKRTMMACGGSIQTSVNALSADVLGRCQVFEETQIGGERYNFFTGCPKAKTCTIILRGGAEQFMEETERSLHDAIMIVRRAIKNDSVVAGGGAIEMELSKYLRDYSRTVPGKQQLLIGAYAKALEIIPRQLCDNAGFDATNILNKLRARHAQGGMWYGVDINNEDIADNFEAFVWEPAMVRINALTAASEAACLIVSVDETIKNPRSTVDAPPAAGRGRGRGRPH